Proteins from a single region of Mytilus trossulus isolate FHL-02 chromosome 2, PNRI_Mtr1.1.1.hap1, whole genome shotgun sequence:
- the LOC134705102 gene encoding uncharacterized protein LOC134705102, translating into MCVDFQDRGFGTEMFVDGFNEEISFRTTSQFSIEMIIHNKLKTNRLRTYNPDEADFFYVPAYFGLLELCYEESTRRKFQVLRELMTKNVYFRSGKPHISTLGLLYVWMPPDLNLGGHFERNGKQMLTFLTYESVQTKSTDSLSEIVIPYPSYGHFLHTRERTLYTNPLQSRNIFILIPIGKNYYEHSRRYDLLRDVTTVTDASYDYFMEENINKTFECVQYITGECPQVVTQYVIQWMQHSVFCLQPRGDTDSRKSFYDSVMSGCIPVIIPKSTNPYAFQDFIDYEKFSIILPFSYLDLGNESINDILADIPRYKVVSLHSNVRKIAQYLQYSISDNEEVNEESDALQLIFMALSDRFEIPYDKERLYNLHTNHDNNYD; encoded by the coding sequence ATGTGTGTTGACTTTCAAGATAGAGGTTTTGGCACAGAAATGTTTGTAGATGGTTTTAATGAGGAGATATCATTCCGAACCACAAGTCAGTTTAGTATAGAGATGATTATCCATAATAAACTAAAGACTAACAGGCTACGGACGTATAATCCAGATGAAGCGGATTTTTTTTACGTGCCAGCTTATTTTGGATTACTAGAATTGTGCTATGAAGAATCTACACGTAGAAAGTTTCAAGTTCTTCGAGAACTTATGACCAAGAATGTTTACTTCCGTAGTGGAAAACCTCATATATCAACACTTGGCTTATTGTATGTTTGGATGCCTCCCGACTTAAATCTAGGGGGCCATTTTGAAAGAAATGGTAAGcaaatgttgacatttttaacTTATGAATCAGTGCAAACTAAATCGACAGATTCTCTGTCCGAAATAGTTATTCCTTATCCTTCATATGgacattttttacatacaaGGGAAAGAACTCTTTATACTAATCCTTTACAATCTAGAAACATATTCATTTTGATACCAATTGGAAAAAATTATTATGAGCATTCTAGACGTTATGATCTTTTAAGAGACGTGACCACGGTTACAGATGCATCTTACGACTACTTTATGGAAgaaaacatcaataaaacatttgaGTGCGTGCAATATATTACAGGAGAGTGTCCCCAAGTTGTTACCCAATACGTCATACAGTGGATGCAACATTCGGTGTTTTGTCTACAACCACGTGGGGACACAGACTCCAGAAAATCGTTCTATGATTCAGTGATGAGTGGATGTATTCCtgtaattattccaaaatcaaccaatccGTATGCGTTTCAAGATTTCATAGACTATGAAAAGTTTTCGATAATTTTACCGTTCAGTTATTTAGACCTCGGTAATGAAAGTATTAATGATATATTGGCTGATATTCCAAGGTACAAGGTTGTAAGTCTTCATTCCAACGTCAGGAAAATAGCACAATATTTACAGTATTCAATATCTGACAATGAAGAGGTAAATGAAGAAAGTGATGCTCTGCAACTTATTTTCATGGCATTGTCTGATCGCTTTGAAATTCCGTATGATAAAGAACGCCTCTATAACCTACACactaatcatgataataattaTGACTAA
- the LOC134705103 gene encoding uncharacterized protein LOC134705103 — protein MSKEDPQYLPVLKIPCRIIRNPTYFTKYLPELEKRELNNSRASGSSPEPNKVKLPAVLGKGVQKHDSEKRKSTFRYDTAYGNAFLVRQLLERQLNLDDVANVYAKHCPTPINDYYTYKPKVKRREIQLWESKKGVKHYQGQIDKRLVEAKQRINKTWKRELREYFQKEKKTENVILRKAEVVDKGLKAYLKNVDKQIKKYESEGHVIKIKVKKKKRKPNDREEVTKQLINKWKKKVNWNNLG, from the coding sequence ATGTCAAAGGAGGATCCACAGTATCTACCTGTTCTGAAAATACCATGCAGGATTATAAGGAATCCGACTTACTTTACTAAATACCTACCAGAGCTAGAGAAACGCGAACTTAATAATAGCAGGGCTAGTGGATCTTCTCCAGAGCCTAATAAAGTAAAACTTCCAGCAGTTTTAGGAAAGGGCGTTCAAAAACATGACAGCGAGAAGAGGAAATCAACGTTTCGGTATGATACAGCATATGGAAATGCATTTCTAGTCAGACAATTGTTAGAAAGACAGTTAAATTTAGATGACGTGGCAAACGTGTATGCGAAGCATTGTCCAACACCAATAAATGATTATTATACATATAAACCAAAAGTTAAAAGACGAGAGATTCAGCTTTGGGAATCAAAGAAAGGTGTAAAACATTATCAAGGTCAAATAGATAAACGACTTGTGGAGGCAAAGCAAAGAATTAACAAAACATGGAAACGCGAGTTAAGggaatattttcaaaaggaaaaaaagacagaaaatgtAATTCTACGGAAAGCCGAAGTAGTGGACAAAGGATTGAAAGCTTATTTAAAGAATGTGgataagcaaataaaaaaatacgaaaGTGAAGGGCACGTGATAAAGATAaaggtaaagaaaaagaaaagaaaacctAACGATAGGGAGGAAGTCACTAAACAATTAATTAACAAATGGAAAAAGAAGGTCAATTGGAATAACCTCGGTTAG